In Helicobacter bilis, a genomic segment contains:
- the nuoH gene encoding NADH-quinone oxidoreductase subunit NuoH, translating into MSEFIIETIIKVLVVLLVFSFLGGFATYLERKILGFFQRRLGPVYVGPFGLLQFGADAIKLFTKEDIIPKGANKFIFTLAPVVALVSAMTSMVAIPFFPDFEIFGYKVTPIISDINVGLLFFISVGAVGIYAPLLAGLSSGNKWSLIGGARACIQVLSFEIVSGLAILAPIMLVGSLSLVAMNSYQSGSVLDWLIWKQPLAFLLFLIASYAELNRTPFDLLEHEAEIIAGYCTEYSGLKWGMFFIAEYAHMFAFGFVVSLIFLGGFNPIGFIPGGIAIILKVCFFIFLFMWVRATLPHVRPDQLMNTCWKVLVPLALANVLITGIVLL; encoded by the coding sequence ATGAGTGAGTTTATCATTGAGACTATCATAAAAGTATTAGTTGTTTTGCTTGTGTTTTCATTTTTAGGTGGATTTGCAACATATCTTGAAAGAAAGATTCTAGGATTTTTTCAAAGGCGACTTGGACCTGTTTATGTAGGACCTTTTGGATTGTTGCAGTTTGGAGCTGATGCGATTAAGCTTTTCACTAAAGAAGACATTATCCCTAAAGGTGCAAATAAGTTTATTTTCACACTAGCCCCTGTTGTGGCTTTAGTGAGTGCGATGACTTCTATGGTTGCTATTCCATTTTTTCCTGATTTTGAGATTTTTGGCTATAAGGTAACGCCGATTATTTCAGATATTAATGTCGGCTTACTCTTTTTTATATCAGTTGGTGCAGTAGGAATCTATGCGCCGCTTTTAGCAGGGCTTAGCAGTGGGAATAAGTGGAGTTTAATAGGTGGGGCTAGGGCATGTATCCAAGTCTTAAGCTTTGAGATTGTAAGCGGACTTGCGATTTTAGCTCCCATTATGCTTGTAGGCTCACTCTCACTTGTGGCTATGAATAGCTATCAAAGCGGCAGTGTGCTTGATTGGCTTATATGGAAGCAGCCTTTGGCATTCCTGCTTTTCTTAATCGCAAGTTATGCAGAGTTAAACAGAACGCCATTTGACTTACTCGAGCATGAAGCAGAGATTATTGCGGGGTATTGCACGGAGTATAGTGGCTTAAAATGGGGTATGTTTTTCATCGCTGAATACGCACACATGTTTGCCTTTGGCTTTGTTGTAAGCCTTATTTTCTTAGGTGGTTTTAATCCTATCGGCTTTATCCCCGGTGGTATTGCTATCATTTTAAAGGTATGCTTTTTCATCTTTTTATTCATGTGGGTAAGGGCTACTCTTCCACATGTCCGCCCAGATCAATTGATGAATACTTGTTGGAAAGTGCTTGTGCCTTTGGCTTTGGCAAATGTGCTTATTACAGGCATTGTATTATTATAA
- a CDS encoding NADH-quinone oxidoreductase subunit J, producing MFEAIAFYVFGALCLCAFLIVVMTNNILYALTALAFGMILVSGLFFLLNADFLGVVQIIVYTGAVVVMYAFGMMLFDVSKEVKERFQNQFMVWLLVSIFAIGLLIVVGNTQTTIPYQNDNSTNALAHLLFKDYLVCFEAAAIMLLMAMIAGIGVGSHKPEFTHEESNKALLNKDVSTSKESEKDVFKYNQSIPHNQLSQKEAQ from the coding sequence ATGTTTGAGGCTATCGCATTTTATGTATTTGGTGCGTTGTGTTTATGTGCGTTTTTGATTGTCGTTATGACAAATAACATTCTTTACGCACTCACCGCACTTGCTTTTGGTATGATTTTGGTATCTGGTTTATTCTTTTTGCTGAATGCTGATTTCTTAGGTGTGGTGCAGATTATTGTATATACAGGTGCTGTTGTGGTTATGTATGCCTTTGGTATGATGCTATTTGATGTGAGTAAAGAAGTCAAAGAAAGATTTCAGAATCAATTTATGGTATGGCTACTTGTAAGTATTTTTGCTATCGGTCTTTTAATTGTCGTTGGCAATACACAAACAACAATCCCATATCAAAATGACAATAGCACAAACGCACTCGCACATTTACTCTTTAAAGACTATCTTGTATGCTTTGAAGCAGCGGCAATCATGCTTTTAATGGCAATGATAGCAGGTATTGGCGTAGGCTCTCATAAGCCTGAATTTACGCATGAAGAATCAAATAAAGCTTTACTCAATAAAGATGTCTCAACATCAAAAGAGAGTGAAAAAGATGTATTTAAATATAATCAATCAATACCGCACAATCAATTATCACAGAAGGAGGCACAATGA
- the nuoK gene encoding NADH-quinone oxidoreductase subunit NuoK, producing MITLNHYLVFSAIMFCIGLYGILRRKNILLLLFATEIMLNAINVAFVAIGYYKGDLQGQIMALFVIALAAAEVAIGLGLVLMLYKKYKTLDIDKLSNMRG from the coding sequence ATGATTACATTAAATCATTATCTTGTTTTTAGTGCCATTATGTTTTGTATTGGACTTTATGGAATCTTAAGACGAAAAAATATCTTGCTTCTACTCTTTGCTACTGAAATTATGCTCAATGCTATCAATGTAGCCTTTGTGGCTATTGGCTATTATAAGGGCGATTTGCAAGGGCAGATTATGGCATTATTTGTCATTGCATTAGCAGCGGCAGAAGTAGCTATTGGCTTAGGCTTAGTGCTTATGCTATATAAAAAATATAAAACGCTTGATATTGATAAGCTTAGTAACATGAGGGGGTAA
- the nuoL gene encoding NADH-quinone oxidoreductase subunit L — protein sequence MQYQEQILIALILLPLISALMAGLSSTLKPSIMLGYISSLCISVSFILSLLLFYFLMNGGESFHVVLWDFIQTGQFQVTFSFMFDHINAVMILVVTLVSSMVHFYSIGYMAHDKGFNRFFAYLGGFVFSMLLLVGGDNLMVLFIGWEGVGTCSYLLIGFWYQKKSANAASIEAFVMNRIADLGMLLGIFLVYTSVGSLSYNEIFIQLASNPPEDSVLTWAAILLFIGAMGKSAQFPLHTWLANAMEGPTPVSALIHAATMVTAGVYLVIRLAPLYNSVPQVAYFIACLGAFVAVFASLMAIVNKDLKRIIAYSTLSQLGYMFVAAGLGAYTIALFHLFTHAFFKSLLFLGAGNVMHAMNDKLDITKMGALNKPLKISMIFMFIGSIALCGIPPLSGYFSKDKILEVAFTSSYELWIVLLIGAICTAFYSFRLFTLVFLAPKNHNEHPHEASKVMLYAITPLAFLAIVAGLFYTQFDTFLSSVLVPAKIHVDNIIMLISLTLGLVILSIVSAYFMYRNGYKDGKKNILHKILENEYYIPHLYRIFIVKPFGFISDFLYHIIDMGILDKIVDGIAKCFVLCSYMLRPLQNGNLSSMLRLMSAGVAILICVTLMYFIMN from the coding sequence ATGCAATATCAAGAACAAATACTTATAGCCTTAATCTTACTTCCACTTATATCCGCTCTTATGGCTGGGCTTAGCTCTACCCTAAAACCCTCCATTATGCTTGGCTATATCTCTTCTCTTTGTATTAGTGTGAGTTTTATCCTTTCGCTTTTATTATTTTATTTTTTAATGAATGGTGGCGAGAGTTTTCATGTTGTGCTGTGGGATTTTATCCAAACAGGGCAGTTTCAAGTAACCTTTTCTTTCATGTTTGATCATATTAATGCAGTGATGATTCTAGTTGTTACACTCGTTTCAAGTATGGTGCATTTTTATTCTATCGGCTATATGGCGCATGATAAAGGGTTTAATCGCTTTTTTGCGTATCTTGGTGGATTTGTATTCTCAATGTTACTTCTTGTTGGTGGCGATAACCTTATGGTGCTTTTCATCGGTTGGGAAGGTGTTGGGACTTGCTCTTATCTACTCATTGGCTTTTGGTATCAAAAAAAGAGTGCAAATGCAGCTTCTATTGAAGCCTTTGTGATGAATAGAATCGCTGATTTAGGTATGCTGCTTGGAATCTTTTTAGTCTATACAAGTGTAGGCTCACTCTCATATAATGAGATTTTTATACAATTAGCAAGTAATCCACCAGAAGATTCTGTGCTGACATGGGCTGCTATACTGCTTTTTATCGGTGCTATGGGAAAATCCGCACAATTTCCACTGCATACATGGCTTGCAAACGCTATGGAGGGACCTACACCAGTTTCAGCTTTAATCCATGCTGCTACTATGGTAACTGCTGGAGTATATCTAGTCATTAGACTAGCCCCACTTTATAATAGTGTCCCACAAGTTGCTTACTTTATCGCATGTCTTGGGGCTTTTGTAGCCGTGTTTGCTTCACTTATGGCAATTGTAAATAAGGACTTAAAAAGGATTATTGCCTACTCTACGCTTTCACAGCTTGGATATATGTTTGTAGCGGCTGGACTTGGGGCTTATACAATAGCCCTTTTTCACCTTTTCACACATGCCTTTTTTAAATCGCTTTTATTCTTAGGTGCGGGTAATGTTATGCACGCTATGAATGATAAGCTTGATATTACAAAGATGGGGGCTTTAAATAAGCCTTTAAAAATTAGCATGATTTTCATGTTTATAGGTTCTATCGCCCTTTGTGGTATCCCGCCACTTTCTGGTTATTTCTCAAAAGATAAGATTCTAGAAGTTGCCTTTACAAGCTCCTATGAATTATGGATTGTGCTGCTTATTGGTGCTATCTGTACGGCTTTTTATAGCTTTAGACTTTTCACTTTGGTCTTTTTAGCACCAAAAAATCATAACGAGCATCCACATGAAGCAAGTAAGGTTATGCTATATGCTATAACTCCTTTAGCATTTCTAGCTATTGTTGCTGGGTTATTTTATACTCAATTTGATACTTTCTTATCATCTGTGCTTGTCCCAGCAAAAATACATGTAGATAATATTATCATGCTTATCTCACTTACTCTAGGGCTTGTGATACTCTCTATTGTGAGTGCGTATTTTATGTATAGAAATGGCTATAAAGATGGTAAGAAAAATATCTTACATAAGATTCTAGAAAATGAATACTACATTCCGCATTTATATAGAATCTTTATTGTGAAACCTTTTGGCTTTATATCGGATTTCTTATATCATATTATCGATATGGGGATTCTAGATAAAATAGTTGATGGTATTGCAAAGTGCTTTGTGCTATGTAGCTATATGTTGCGACCATTGCAAAATGGGAATCTAAGCAGTATGCTGCGGTTAATGAGTGCTGGTGTTGCCATTTTAATATGTGTAACGCTTATGTATTTTATAATGAATTAA